A genomic stretch from Desulfobacterales bacterium includes:
- a CDS encoding deoxyguanosinetriphosphate triphosphohydrolase, whose protein sequence is MTIREDFEKREKNFIASYGSLSTASRGRREQEEPCPIRTAFQVDRDRIVYSTAFRRLKHKTQVFLSPLGAVYRTRLTHTLEVAQIARTIARALRLNEDLT, encoded by the coding sequence ATGACGATTCGTGAAGATTTTGAAAAACGCGAAAAAAATTTTATCGCGTCCTATGGATCCCTGAGCACGGCTTCCCGGGGGCGTCGGGAGCAAGAGGAGCCCTGTCCCATTCGCACCGCTTTTCAGGTAGATCGCGACCGAATCGTATATTCCACTGCGTTCCGGCGATTAAAGCACAAAACCCAGGTGTTCTTATCCCCGCTGGGGGCTGTTTACCGGACACGGTTGACGCATACCCTGGAGGTGGCGCAAATCGCCAGGACGATTGCCCGGGCGCTGCGGCTGAATGAAGATTTGACC